A region of the Candidatus Eremiobacteraceae bacterium genome:
ACGCGTTGAATCCGCCATCACCCGCCTCGCTGTGCTGCCGACCAGTCACGGTCGCATGTACGCCTACGAGATTGACGGCTTAGGCCACGCGAACTTCATGGACGACGCGAACATGCCGAGCCTGCTATCCATGCCTCTGACCGGCTTTGTCTACGACGACGCGGCGTACAAGAACACGCGCGCGTTCGTGCTCAGTCCGGCCAATCCGTATTACTATCATGGGCGCTACGCCGAAGGCGTCGGCAGTCCGCATACGCCGGCTAACTTTGTCTGGCCGATGAGTCTGGTCGTGCAATACCGCACGGCGGCGAACGAACCGGAGCGCGGCAGAGTCATCCGCGAGCTAGTGGACTCCGAATCTGGGGATGGGGTCCTGCACGAATCGTTCGACGTCAACGATCCCAAGCGCTACACGCGCGAACGGTTCGGCTGGGTCAACGCTCTCTTCGAACAAACCTTCGCCGACCGCTAAAATGTATCAGGGCAAGCATCGCTTGCCCTCCTACATATATTGAATTATTTACATATTAGTGTAGACCGGGCCGCCGCCGCCTTCGGGCGGAACCCAGTCGATGATCTGATATGGATCCATGATATCGCACGTCTTGCAGTGCACGCAATTCGCGAAGTTGATCTGCAGGCGCAGGCCCGAGTCCGCGAAGCCGTCTTTTTCTATCTTCGCTGCCCCGACGGCGGCCGGAATCATTTCGTAGACCGACGCAGGACAGAAGAACTGACAAGGATTTCCGAATTCTTGCGCGCAGCGGCTCGCGCAGACGTCGGTGTTCGAGACATGCAAGTGGCACGGCGCATTCTCTTCGTGGGTGGTGCCGCTCCGGTAGACGTCATCGAGTTTGCTAAAGGTGAGTTTCCCGTCGTACTTCGGACGCTCGAGACCGGGCACGTTGCGCCCGAAATAATCCGCGATCTTTTCCATTCGCTCGAACCCGGCTTCGTCAGGAAGCCGGTCCGCGACGCCGAACGCGCGCCCGCCTGTGATGGTGCCGAGCCCGACGTTGAGCATGCCGGCGATGAGCCCGCCCTTAAAGCCCTGGTGGAAATTGCGCGCCGCGAATAGCTCTTGTTTGAGCCAAGAGCCCTCGATGCGCGACTGAAAGCCGGCTAGCGACGTGGCCGAGTAGTCGCCTGCACACAACGCGTCGTAAATGGTCTCCGCGGCGAGCATGCCCGATTTGACTCCGGTATGAATCCCCTTGAGGCGCATCGGATTGAGCATACCTGCAGAATCGCCGACTATGAGTGCGCCGTCGACGAACGGCCGGGGCATCGCCCACCAGCCGCCTTCGGGAATAGCCTTGGCGCCATAGCGGATCATCGTGCCGCCCGAGAGCAGTTTCGCGACGCTTGGATGCGTTTTGAATTCTTGGAACTTGGCGTGCGGCTCAAGCCGCGGATTTCGATAGTCGAGCCCGACCACAAGACCGATATCCCAAATATCGCCGGCCATCGAATAGATGAAGCCGCCGCCGAACGTGCCGTTGTCGAGCGGAAAACCGGCGGTGTGAATCACCTGGCCCGGCGGCGTCGAACCGGCCGGCATCTGCCAAAGCTCCTTGATGCCGATCGAATACGTCTGCGGATTCTTGCCGGCAGTGAGGTCGAGTTTGCGATGGAGCTGCTTTGCAAGTGTGCCGCGCGGGCCTTCGCCGAGAACCGTCACTTTCGCAAGCAAATCGGCTCCGGGCTCGTAGTTCGGTTTCGGCTGACCATTCTTGTCCAAACCTTTGTCGCCGATTCGGACGCCCACGACCTTGTCGCCGTCGAACAGCAATTCTTGCCCGGGAAATTCTGCGAAGACTTGGACGCCGAGCGCTTCCGCTTTTTCGGCCATCCACTTCACGAGCT
Encoded here:
- a CDS encoding electron transfer flavoprotein-ubiquinone oxidoreductase; translated protein: MPRERDTLELDVLFVGAGPASLGGAIRLAELYNKHNADVKAGTRPGPELSTENIVVIDKAGAIGDHGISGAVLDPRSMKELFGDFLAAGCPVEGPVTSDAFWLLTGSGHLKAPITPPMMNNHGNYVASLNKLVKWMAEKAEALGVQVFAEFPGQELLFDGDKVVGVRIGDKGLDKNGQPKPNYEPGADLLAKVTVLGEGPRGTLAKQLHRKLDLTAGKNPQTYSIGIKELWQMPAGSTPPGQVIHTAGFPLDNGTFGGGFIYSMAGDIWDIGLVVGLDYRNPRLEPHAKFQEFKTHPSVAKLLSGGTMIRYGAKAIPEGGWWAMPRPFVDGALIVGDSAGMLNPMRLKGIHTGVKSGMLAAETIYDALCAGDYSATSLAGFQSRIEGSWLKQELFAARNFHQGFKGGLIAGMLNVGLGTITGGRAFGVADRLPDEAGFERMEKIADYFGRNVPGLERPKYDGKLTFSKLDDVYRSGTTHEENAPCHLHVSNTDVCASRCAQEFGNPCQFFCPASVYEMIPAAVGAAKIEKDGFADSGLRLQINFANCVHCKTCDIMDPYQIIDWVPPEGGGGPVYTNM